Proteins found in one Kwoniella bestiolae CBS 10118 chromosome 1, complete sequence genomic segment:
- a CDS encoding 60S ribosomal eL37 domain-containing protein, with the protein MPIFISFSSRGLALSPAVACYSSSTSSITPFNPSSSSFKSGKGTPSFGKRHSKSHTLCRRCGNRSFHKQKHTCAQCGYPAAKLRSFNWGLKAKRRKTTGTGRHAHLKDVNRRFKNGFREGGAAPKKAKATSE; encoded by the exons ATGCCAAttttcatctctttctcctctcgTGGTCTTGCTCTGTCGCCTGCTGTTGCTTGctattcatcttcaacatcctctATAACACCATttaatccctcttcctcatccttcaagtCG GGTAAA GGTACACCCTCTTT CGGTAAACGACACTCCAAATCCCACACCCTCTGTCGAAGATGTGGTAACCGATCTTTCCACAAGCAAAAGCACA CCTGTGCCCAATGTGGTTACCCCGCTGCCAAACTCAGATCCTTCAACTGGGGTTTGAAAGCTAAGAGAAGAAAGACTAC CGGTACCGGTCGACACGCCCACCTCAAGGACGTCAACCGACGATTCAAGAACGGTTTCAGGGAAGGTGGTGCTGCCCCCAAGAAGGCCAAGGCTACTTCCGAGTAA
- a CDS encoding tRNA-intron endonuclease, producing MSTAAVAPPTPGSSQPGGSAGAGKNAARARNLANQKRYANPLPILFNTPSSAASSSKSKASSSSSSGLVLSSFFPSARIEVPQCVGSFDPITRSVWIEDERSKHILFTRGFFGKGSLSRSEPSWRERRVALLKGGATLAAEQMREQRRIARKQFKIDRAAAMLDAAKQAEAILTSSVRGSSASIPGSPSPLGQVSELNAEEEVEAEEENEDIDVNVERSGSPTPSSSTIVTDNTVIDPMNLTPQTFLVRPTRPEANRNRGRKAFKRRPPPAQTAQPATSGTGEASSAVIQPRQQTQTVEQKEEEEEEEEEEDLFDESLVEEMEHLQLSLEEALFLTLGLGVLRVFDPTSQTYIPNGPALLSLLLTPPSSLTAPLSIPTTMLPDDPLLVSYIAYHHYRSLGWVVKDGIKFCCDWLLYRRGPAFSHSAFACIVIPVYEDPSEKESSPYGNEDWYDQRLSWKWVNTIMRVNALVQKTVIAVYVTIPSLASFDQSHKLDNGYLDPGKIDFKSLLGKYTVREVSLTRFGPSRRRD from the exons ATGAGCACAGCAGCTGTAGCTCCCCCCACGCCCGGCTCTTCCCAACCAGGCGGATCTGCAGGAGCAGGCAAGAACGCAGCTAGAGCACGCAACCTAGCCAACCAAAAGAGATATGCCAACCCCCTTCCCATTCTGTTTAACACCCCATCCTCCgctgcttcctcctccaaatcaaaagctagctcttcttcttcgtccggCTTGGTCCTCTCGTCATTCTTCCCTTCTGCAAGGATAGAGGTACCGCAATGCGTGGGCTCGTTCGACCCTATAACCCGCTCAGTATGGATAGAAGATGAACGATCAAAGCATATCTTATTTACTAGGGGTTTCTTCGGGAAGGGTAGTCTAAGTAGGAGTGAGCCGTCGTGGAGGGAACGGAGAGTTGCGTTATTGAAGGGTGGTGCTA CCCTAGCAGCAGAACAAATGAGAGAACAACGTCGAATAGCCCGAAAACAATTCAAGATTGATCGAGCGGCAGCGATGCTAGATGCTGCGAAGCAGGCCGAGGCGATTCTCACTTCCTCTGTTCGTGGTTCGTCAGCTTCCATACCTGGCTCACCATCGCCTCTTGGTCAAGTATCAGAACTCAatgcggaagaagaggtagaagccGAGGAGGAAAACGAAGATATCGACGTAAATGTAGAACGATCAGGTTCCCCCACACCTTCCAGCTCGACTATTGTCACAGATAACACCGTGATAGATCCTATGAACCTTACTCCCCAGACTTTCTTGGTCAGACCTACTAGACCTGAAGCGAATAGGAATAGAGGTAGGAAGGCCTTCAAGAGGCGTCCACCGCCGGCTCAGACTGCTCAACCTGCAACATCAGGGACAGGGGAAGCTTCATCGGCCGTGATACAACCTCGTCAGCAGACACAGACTGTtgagcagaaggaggaagaggaagaggaagaagaggaggaagatctaTTTGATGAGAGCTTGGTAGAAGAGATGGAACATCTTCAACTGAGCTTGGAAGAAGCTCTGTTCTTGACCCTTGGTCTTGGGGTGTTGAGGGTATTTGATCCTACTTCT CAAACATACATCCCCAATGGTCCTGCCCTCCTCTCCCTACTCTTGACACCGCCTTCATCCCTTACTGCCCCTCTCTCAATACCTACAACGATGTTACCAGACGACCCTCTGCTGGTCTCGTACATTGCATACCACCATTACAGATCCCTTGGATGGGTAGTCAAAGACGGTATAAAGTTCTGCTGTGACTGGCTGTTGTACAGACGTGGTCCAGCTTTCAGTCATTCCGC TTTCGCATGTATAGTCATACCGGTATATGAAGATCCCTCAGAGAAAGAATCCTCGCCATATGGGAACGAAGATTGGTATGACCAGAGATTGAGCTGGAAATGGGTCAATACCATTATGAGGGTGAATGCGTTGGTACAGAAG ACCGTCATAGCAGTATACGTTACGATCCCATCTTTAGCATCTTTCGATCAATCGCATAAGCTCGACAATGGGTATTTGGATCCGGGTAAGATCGACTTCAAGAGTTTGTTGGGGAAATATACAGTTCGGGAAGTATCTTTG ACTCGATTCGGCCCCTCTAGGAGAAGAGATTAA